In one Neobacillus sp. WH10 genomic region, the following are encoded:
- a CDS encoding GNAT family N-acetyltransferase produces the protein MNTKIVEYTHDLAEKVANMWNHSREGWGGGNDISTAESVRQQEENSININTYLAIDENCVAGYCGVSEYREDSGALYIPLLNVREEYQGKKIGKQLVQNAVKRTIELGWPRLDLYTWGGNTKAVPLYKKCGFFWENRDDTVHLMNFIPSVFTTEAVQDFFKKADWYNDRKMEIEVKPDGRKENGFDFYEYKWEKDGVQLRMEYERKGRGLRLIETDQYLISVSIDQQDLIFGAEYPILFSIKTKTNEPLNIAIEGFDDQNIIFDFSKQLTVTDSVIVEGKFLVGEITEEQNIWRTHPTVAAKVTINGKEAIFKLGINTKHPARVTAKIPNELPFLETDSELYLEIENQFNEEVHFSIALPKAHFINFVDDHIQISLDAKERKLLPITYLLTEYGFYQQQLEIKAIKKSGEEILFTKEIGLAFYGIGSKLSGECEDYWHVYNGLAHAYLSKFDNRLYFGRAGSSDEEVPYFFYPKLGKPFSSEFSKKRPNLVEFFEEKGAVCLKAVYHSQSIPDLQLHSFAKVYAEGLMEHHYEIHNLAAAATKQEIWLNDSHTFIQTMYRSVIPYDGQIIEIDKLKDGMVDYWQSDKVDENWIFKRHPSLPCGFCWSGDAKVQFLHWFLFFEHKLGVIPANGVAKTKPTYLSIGAFTSLEAFRTFALKKAHSIEAVTALPVQFYPKDHNPFVQEQTTVHYKDVKLAHFDGDICVQVDGQKLGEKQRFSEENGINEAVFPLHFEGQSGIKQLKLNADLKLGQSEHRSLIIFTDNTAIQTDQYDQGGIPVYQVDNGLVSIKSAPDFFPALYSLSYKGQEWLDTSFPALKPKSWWNPWPGGIRNALMNISGNSLLKEQRSAEFVTITDNKGNQWTGIKVRVQILQHESFKGLAYNQYSLLQKGAPVMCHTTEILQDTYQYFRNEGWYCQTAFKNVKNGWVEYHPDGITSHKAYFGKGEMEIDVNQSFIICHEAVPEKLQVISDYQMGESELYLNKEVAHHNVFSKLRLRHGETYWTAPIFYLFNNQAIPEDALQDLKNIRFKNAGG, from the coding sequence ATGAATACGAAAATAGTGGAATACACTCATGATTTAGCCGAAAAAGTAGCTAATATGTGGAATCATAGCCGTGAGGGCTGGGGGGGTGGAAATGATATTTCAACCGCCGAAAGTGTCCGGCAGCAGGAAGAGAATTCAATTAATATAAATACCTATTTAGCAATCGATGAAAACTGTGTCGCCGGATATTGCGGTGTTAGTGAATACCGCGAGGATAGCGGTGCACTCTACATCCCATTGCTTAACGTTCGTGAAGAGTATCAAGGTAAAAAAATCGGCAAGCAACTGGTGCAAAATGCAGTCAAACGAACCATTGAGTTAGGCTGGCCGAGGCTTGACCTCTATACTTGGGGCGGAAATACAAAGGCAGTTCCCTTATATAAGAAATGCGGCTTTTTCTGGGAAAACCGTGATGACACCGTCCATCTGATGAACTTCATCCCCTCTGTATTTACCACAGAGGCTGTACAAGACTTTTTCAAAAAAGCAGATTGGTACAATGATCGTAAAATGGAAATTGAAGTTAAGCCCGATGGCAGAAAAGAAAACGGCTTTGATTTCTATGAGTATAAGTGGGAGAAGGATGGCGTGCAGCTGCGAATGGAATATGAACGCAAGGGCCGAGGTCTAAGATTGATTGAAACGGACCAATATTTAATCTCTGTCTCGATTGATCAGCAGGATTTAATTTTTGGCGCAGAATATCCGATTCTTTTTTCGATTAAAACCAAAACAAATGAACCATTAAATATTGCTATTGAAGGGTTCGACGATCAAAATATCATCTTTGATTTTTCGAAGCAGCTAACAGTGACAGACTCTGTGATTGTCGAAGGTAAATTCTTAGTCGGTGAGATTACCGAAGAACAAAATATTTGGCGCACTCATCCAACCGTAGCTGCTAAAGTGACGATCAATGGAAAAGAAGCCATTTTCAAGCTTGGTATTAATACCAAACACCCTGCCCGGGTAACTGCGAAAATTCCGAATGAACTGCCCTTTCTTGAGACCGACTCAGAGCTCTATTTGGAGATTGAGAATCAATTCAATGAAGAAGTTCACTTCTCTATTGCATTACCGAAGGCACACTTTATTAATTTTGTCGATGACCATATCCAAATATCTTTGGATGCAAAAGAACGGAAGCTCCTCCCGATTACTTACCTCCTAACGGAATACGGCTTTTATCAGCAGCAATTAGAAATAAAGGCTATCAAGAAATCAGGTGAAGAGATTCTATTTACGAAGGAAATCGGCTTAGCATTTTACGGGATCGGCTCCAAATTATCCGGGGAATGTGAAGACTATTGGCATGTCTATAATGGACTCGCACATGCATATTTAAGTAAATTTGATAATCGCCTCTATTTTGGACGCGCAGGTTCCTCAGATGAAGAGGTGCCTTACTTTTTCTATCCGAAGCTCGGCAAACCTTTTTCAAGCGAATTCTCGAAAAAACGGCCCAATCTTGTAGAATTTTTTGAAGAAAAAGGGGCGGTTTGTCTAAAGGCTGTATATCATTCGCAGTCAATCCCTGACCTACAGCTGCACTCATTTGCCAAGGTTTATGCTGAAGGATTGATGGAGCATCATTATGAAATTCATAATCTAGCCGCCGCGGCAACCAAGCAGGAAATTTGGTTAAACGATAGTCATACTTTCATTCAGACAATGTACCGATCGGTTATTCCTTATGATGGCCAGATAATTGAAATTGATAAATTAAAGGATGGAATGGTTGATTATTGGCAAAGTGATAAAGTAGATGAAAATTGGATTTTCAAGCGCCATCCGTCTCTTCCTTGCGGGTTTTGCTGGAGCGGTGACGCCAAAGTTCAATTCCTACATTGGTTCTTATTCTTTGAACACAAACTTGGGGTGATCCCAGCTAATGGGGTGGCTAAGACTAAACCGACTTATCTTTCAATCGGGGCTTTTACATCCTTAGAGGCTTTCCGGACTTTTGCTCTTAAGAAGGCCCATTCTATTGAAGCTGTAACCGCTCTGCCGGTGCAATTTTATCCTAAAGATCATAATCCGTTTGTTCAAGAACAGACCACCGTTCATTATAAGGATGTGAAGCTGGCCCATTTTGATGGTGATATTTGTGTTCAGGTGGATGGTCAAAAATTAGGAGAGAAACAACGTTTTTCCGAGGAGAATGGAATAAATGAAGCTGTTTTTCCGCTTCATTTCGAAGGCCAATCAGGCATAAAGCAGCTCAAGCTTAACGCCGACTTAAAATTAGGACAATCGGAGCATCGTTCTCTTATCATCTTTACTGACAATACAGCGATTCAAACAGACCAATATGACCAAGGTGGCATACCCGTTTATCAAGTTGATAATGGGTTAGTCAGTATCAAATCAGCTCCGGATTTCTTTCCTGCTCTTTACTCGTTATCCTATAAAGGGCAAGAGTGGCTGGATACATCCTTTCCTGCACTTAAGCCCAAATCGTGGTGGAACCCTTGGCCTGGCGGGATTCGTAATGCATTAATGAATATATCCGGCAACTCACTTTTAAAGGAGCAGCGGTCGGCGGAGTTTGTCACCATCACCGATAACAAGGGCAATCAATGGACGGGAATCAAGGTCCGGGTTCAAATTTTACAGCATGAATCCTTTAAAGGACTTGCCTATAATCAATATTCTTTACTGCAAAAGGGTGCACCAGTGATGTGCCATACAACCGAAATTCTGCAGGATACCTACCAATACTTTAGAAATGAAGGCTGGTATTGCCAAACTGCTTTTAAAAATGTGAAAAATGGCTGGGTCGAGTATCATCCTGATGGCATCACGAGTCACAAAGCTTATTTCGGGAAAGGTGAAATGGAAATCGATGTGAACCAAAGCTTCATCATCTGTCATGAAGCTGTACCTGAAAAACTGCAGGTCATCTCTGATTACCAGATGGGAGAATCAGAACTTTATCTAAATAAAGAAGTGGCCCATCATAATGTCTTTTCAAAGCTGCGTTTAAGGCACGGGGAAACCTACTGGACCGCACCGATCTTCTATCTTTTTAACAATCAAGCTATTCCAGAAGATGCGCTGCAAGATTTAAAAAATATTCGGTTTAAAAATGCTGGCGGTTGA
- the yabP gene encoding sporulation protein YabP: MSQYYDSNPTKSSVPDHDVIMRGRKLLDITGVKQVESFDNEEFLLETVMGFLAIKGQNLQMKNLDVEKGIVSIKGKIFDLVYLDEQHGEKAKGFFSKLFR, encoded by the coding sequence ATGAGCCAATATTATGACAGCAATCCGACGAAGAGTAGTGTTCCGGATCATGATGTCATCATGAGAGGAAGAAAGCTGCTTGATATTACCGGTGTGAAACAGGTAGAAAGCTTTGATAATGAGGAATTCTTATTAGAAACGGTAATGGGATTTTTAGCAATCAAAGGACAAAACCTGCAAATGAAAAACCTTGATGTCGAAAAGGGGATTGTCTCCATCAAAGGAAAGATTTTTGACTTAGTCTATCTTGATGAGCAGCATGGGGAGAAAGCTAAAGGTTTCTTTAGCAAGTTGTTCCGATGA
- a CDS encoding LutB/LldF family L-lactate oxidation iron-sulfur protein, whose translation MAMKISTEQFKERVDHGIHDQFMRGAVAGAQDGMGVKRKVVTTEELDNWEDWRNHGEEIRQHVLENLDYYLEQLSENIAKRGGHVFFAQTREEANEYIRGVVQRKNAKKVVKAKSMVTEEISLNGMLEEEGCEVVETDLGEYILQLDEHDPPSHIVVPALHKNKEQIREVFAKKLGYTKTSKPEELACQARVTLREKFLEADIGITGCNFAVAETGSFSLVTNEGNADLVTALPKTQITVMGMERIVPTFEEMEVLVSMLTRSAVGQKLTSYITVLTGPREELDVDGPEEFHLVIVDNGRSEILGSEFQSILQCIRCGACINVCPVYRHIGGHSYGSIYPGPIGAVLSPLLGGYDDYKELPYASTLCGACTEVCPVKIPLHNLLHKHREVIVEKEGKAPVSEKLLMKAFGFGAASPTLYKIGSKIAPAALNPFTSGDKISKGPGPLKAWTDIREFPAPNKERFRDWFKNREKGDK comes from the coding sequence ATGGCAATGAAGATTAGCACGGAGCAATTTAAGGAACGTGTGGATCATGGCATTCATGATCAATTTATGCGTGGTGCTGTCGCCGGTGCACAAGACGGTATGGGGGTTAAAAGAAAAGTTGTCACGACAGAAGAACTGGATAATTGGGAAGACTGGCGCAATCATGGTGAAGAAATCCGGCAGCACGTCCTCGAAAACCTCGATTATTATTTGGAGCAGTTAAGTGAAAATATTGCTAAGCGAGGCGGCCATGTTTTTTTTGCGCAAACAAGGGAAGAGGCAAATGAATATATAAGAGGCGTTGTGCAGCGCAAAAATGCCAAAAAAGTAGTGAAAGCAAAATCGATGGTTACCGAGGAAATCAGTTTAAATGGAATGTTGGAGGAGGAAGGCTGTGAAGTGGTCGAAACCGACCTCGGTGAGTACATTCTACAACTCGATGAGCATGATCCGCCATCACATATTGTTGTACCTGCGCTTCATAAAAACAAAGAGCAAATTCGCGAAGTATTTGCGAAAAAACTTGGTTATACGAAAACATCAAAGCCGGAAGAACTTGCCTGTCAAGCTCGGGTTACGCTTCGTGAGAAATTCCTCGAAGCAGATATCGGGATTACCGGCTGTAACTTTGCGGTAGCCGAGACGGGTTCCTTTAGTTTAGTGACGAACGAAGGGAATGCCGATTTAGTGACAGCCTTGCCCAAAACACAAATAACAGTAATGGGAATGGAAAGAATCGTTCCTACCTTTGAAGAAATGGAAGTACTTGTTAGTATGTTAACCCGAAGTGCGGTTGGTCAGAAGTTAACCAGCTATATTACCGTTCTAACGGGTCCGCGTGAAGAATTGGATGTGGATGGCCCGGAAGAATTTCATCTTGTGATTGTTGATAATGGCAGGTCTGAAATCCTTGGCAGTGAGTTCCAATCTATACTTCAATGTATCCGATGCGGGGCTTGCATCAATGTTTGCCCAGTTTATCGCCATATTGGCGGACATTCTTATGGTTCGATTTATCCAGGACCAATCGGCGCCGTTCTTTCTCCGTTACTAGGTGGATATGATGATTATAAAGAGCTGCCATATGCATCGACCCTTTGTGGTGCCTGTACAGAGGTATGTCCGGTGAAAATTCCGTTACACAATCTCCTTCATAAACATCGTGAAGTCATTGTTGAAAAAGAAGGAAAAGCACCTGTTTCAGAAAAATTATTAATGAAAGCCTTTGGGTTTGGAGCGGCATCACCGACTCTTTATAAAATAGGTTCTAAAATCGCGCCAGCTGCGCTGAATCCATTTACCTCAGGAGACAAAATCTCCAAAGGGCCTGGACCACTTAAGGCGTGGACGGATATTCGGGAATTCCCGGCTCCAAATAAAGAGAGATTCAGAGATTGGTTCAAAAATCGCGAGAAAGGAGACAAATAA
- a CDS encoding RNA-binding S4 domain-containing protein: MRLDKFLKVSRLIKRRTLAKEVSDQGRIEINGKEAKASSTVKVGDELTIRLGQRKLTARIDRIQESSRKEEAAEMYTILNEERLGTND; encoded by the coding sequence ATGCGGTTAGATAAATTTTTAAAGGTTTCAAGATTAATTAAGCGGAGAACTTTAGCCAAAGAAGTATCAGATCAGGGAAGGATTGAAATTAACGGAAAAGAAGCAAAGGCAAGTTCGACCGTTAAAGTCGGCGACGAATTAACAATTCGTCTAGGGCAAAGAAAGTTAACTGCAAGAATTGACCGGATTCAAGAATCATCCCGAAAAGAGGAAGCGGCAGAGATGTACACGATTTTGAATGAAGAGAGACTTGGCACAAACGACTAA
- the mazG gene encoding nucleoside triphosphate pyrophosphohydrolase, whose translation MVKKIEIVGLGAGDLEQLPVGIYKKLLQAPLLFLRTKEHPVIPELEQEGLTYTSFDSIYEKHDQFESVYEEITRTLLSKAQTDVITYAVPGHPLVAERTVQLLLEFGPSEGVEIIIGGGQSFLDPLFASLKIDPVEGFQLLDGTALSASKLQVDQHIIISQVYDQFVASNVKLTLMEKLPDDYQVYIVTAAGSKQEHIEKLPLYELDRNVSINNLTSVYIPPVTEEQILLKNFSKLRAIIAELRGPNGCPWDKEQTHESLKRYLIEETYEVIDAIDNEDIDHLIEELGDILLQVMLHAQIGEDEGYFSIDDVIEGLSAKMIRRHPHVFGNAHVANSEEVLKNWQEIKKQEKTEATSSLLEGVSKSLPNLLRAYELQKKAAMVGFDWQEITPAVEKVKEELDEFVDELDGTTEGFIRAKKEFGDLLFAFVNVARFLKISPEEALNETNQKFTRRFQYIEDKVKASGRPFEDYTLEELDRYWNEAKLTGL comes from the coding sequence ATGGTCAAAAAAATTGAAATTGTCGGGTTAGGAGCAGGCGACCTTGAGCAGCTGCCAGTTGGGATTTATAAGAAATTACTTCAAGCACCGCTCCTGTTTTTAAGAACAAAAGAACATCCAGTCATTCCCGAACTGGAACAAGAAGGATTAACCTATACTTCTTTTGACAGTATTTATGAAAAACACGATCAGTTTGAGTCAGTATATGAGGAAATTACCAGGACATTATTGAGCAAGGCACAAACAGATGTGATTACATACGCTGTTCCGGGACACCCACTGGTTGCTGAGCGAACTGTCCAGCTCCTTTTGGAATTTGGGCCAAGCGAAGGTGTAGAAATTATCATTGGCGGCGGGCAGAGTTTCCTAGATCCTCTTTTTGCTTCATTAAAAATCGATCCTGTGGAAGGGTTTCAATTGCTTGATGGAACGGCACTCTCAGCCTCCAAGCTGCAAGTTGACCAGCATATAATTATTAGCCAGGTGTATGACCAATTCGTAGCCTCGAATGTAAAGCTAACCTTAATGGAGAAACTACCAGATGATTATCAGGTGTATATCGTCACGGCTGCGGGAAGTAAACAAGAGCACATCGAAAAATTACCCTTATATGAACTGGACCGCAATGTTTCAATCAATAACCTCACATCGGTTTATATACCCCCAGTGACGGAAGAACAAATTTTATTGAAAAATTTTTCTAAGTTGCGCGCGATTATTGCCGAATTAAGAGGTCCAAACGGCTGCCCGTGGGATAAGGAGCAAACCCACGAGTCGTTAAAAAGGTACTTAATTGAAGAAACCTATGAAGTCATTGACGCGATTGACAATGAAGATATTGATCACTTAATCGAAGAGCTTGGAGATATCTTGCTACAGGTCATGCTTCATGCGCAAATTGGCGAGGATGAAGGGTATTTTTCCATTGATGATGTCATCGAAGGATTGTCAGCCAAAATGATTCGCAGGCATCCGCATGTATTTGGAAATGCTCATGTGGCGAATAGCGAAGAAGTCTTGAAAAACTGGCAGGAAATTAAGAAACAGGAAAAGACTGAAGCAACGTCCTCTTTACTTGAGGGTGTGTCAAAATCGTTACCGAATTTGTTAAGGGCATATGAATTACAAAAGAAAGCGGCAATGGTTGGATTTGACTGGCAGGAGATTACCCCTGCTGTAGAGAAAGTGAAGGAAGAGCTAGATGAATTTGTCGATGAATTAGATGGAACCACGGAGGGCTTCATACGTGCTAAAAAAGAATTTGGTGATTTATTATTTGCCTTTGTCAATGTGGCGAGATTCTTAAAAATTAGTCCGGAAGAGGCGCTCAATGAAACTAATCAAAAATTCACTCGGCGGTTTCAATATATCGAGGATAAGGTGAAGGCAAGCGGCAGGCCGTTTGAAGACTATACACTGGAAGAACTAGATAGGTACTGGAACGAAGCAAAATTAACAGGGCTATAG
- a CDS encoding lactate utilization protein C — MNGTIQNRDKFLNQIAGRLNRSRISSPIERPNWKYQPQHEVLKDATQDELLDVLKEHCDKIHTRIFNTDLKGLPAVVNDVVLDYGGGPVVTWKDERFSHWGLDSLLKTEWPGQDIDVFEWDYTLGDENIRKAENANVGITISEITLAESGTVVLFSDKDKGRTVSFLPATSIMLIPKSTLVPRMTQAAVKIREIYQQTGHVASCINFITGPSNSADIELNLVVGVHGPVKVTYIVINDL; from the coding sequence ATGAACGGCACTATCCAAAATCGAGATAAATTTTTAAATCAAATTGCCGGCCGTCTTAATCGGTCGCGGATTTCTTCCCCGATTGAAAGACCAAACTGGAAATACCAGCCGCAGCATGAGGTATTAAAGGATGCAACGCAGGATGAGCTTTTAGACGTATTGAAAGAGCATTGTGATAAAATTCATACTAGAATTTTTAATACTGACCTAAAAGGGCTGCCGGCTGTCGTAAATGATGTTGTTCTTGACTATGGCGGCGGTCCGGTTGTCACATGGAAGGACGAACGCTTCTCGCATTGGGGACTCGATTCTTTATTAAAAACAGAATGGCCGGGCCAAGATATAGATGTTTTTGAATGGGATTACACCTTAGGAGACGAGAATATCCGAAAAGCAGAAAACGCAAATGTCGGCATCACGATTAGTGAAATAACTCTTGCCGAATCCGGTACAGTCGTCCTATTTAGTGATAAAGACAAGGGAAGAACCGTTAGCTTTTTACCCGCAACTTCGATCATGCTGATTCCAAAAAGCACTCTAGTTCCAAGAATGACCCAGGCCGCAGTGAAAATCCGCGAAATCTATCAACAGACAGGCCATGTTGCTTCCTGCATCAATTTTATCACCGGTCCAAGTAACTCTGCTGATATTGAATTAAACCTTGTTGTTGGCGTACATGGTCCTGTGAAAGTAACTTATATTGTGATTAATGATTTGTAA
- the yabQ gene encoding spore cortex biosynthesis protein YabQ, whose product MTLSTQFFTMLSMIGMGSLFGAMFDTYQRFLNRPKKKAWIVFINDLLFWIIQALLIFYTLFLVNNGELRFYIFIALVCGFAAYQSLFKGIYLRLLEMVIQSVIAIVKFLKKTFQLLIYKPVVGLIQLVMTIILVLGRGLFTLVKFVFKVLLLLLKIILVPLKKIVLLFWKLLPKGIKKTVEKLYNRTAGNFKKIRNYISKWIDKWKRRKE is encoded by the coding sequence ATGACCCTTTCGACACAATTTTTTACCATGCTTTCCATGATAGGTATGGGGTCGTTATTTGGCGCCATGTTTGATACGTATCAACGGTTTTTAAATCGGCCTAAGAAAAAAGCTTGGATTGTTTTTATAAATGATTTATTATTTTGGATTATTCAAGCTTTGCTTATTTTTTATACGTTATTCTTGGTGAATAATGGAGAATTGAGATTTTATATATTTATCGCGCTTGTTTGTGGCTTTGCAGCCTACCAGAGCTTGTTTAAAGGAATTTATCTGCGTTTATTGGAAATGGTTATCCAATCCGTTATCGCCATAGTTAAATTTTTGAAAAAAACTTTCCAGCTCCTGATTTATAAGCCTGTCGTTGGTCTTATTCAGCTTGTTATGACAATCATTCTCGTACTTGGCAGGGGACTATTCACCCTTGTCAAATTTGTTTTTAAGGTTTTATTATTGTTATTAAAGATTATATTAGTCCCATTAAAAAAAATAGTGTTATTATTTTGGAAACTTTTGCCGAAAGGTATTAAAAAAACAGTCGAGAAGTTATATAATAGAACAGCAGGAAATTTTAAGAAAATCAGGAATTATATTAGTAAGTGGATAGATAAATGGAAGAGAAGGAAAGAGTAA
- a CDS encoding polysaccharide biosynthesis protein, with translation MKSMNQSTVLLKGAFILTIAALLTKILSAFYRIPFQNIVGDIGFYIYQQVYPFYGMAMVLSTTGFPVVISKLYAEQKEKGDNEKSRLFLFVSFVYLQIIGILCFIILYAGADQIARWMNDPHLSILIRVVSIVFLIFPFVSLLRGYYQAIGEMVPTALSQVGEQTTRVLTIIFLSYLFMEKGYSLYFVGGGAMFGSITGSMIASLILFMFLRKRKEWKVIAPSRGMIQNNPVEVKRIVKMLTFQGLMICLSGMLMVFMQLADSLNLFSLLVSSGTERDIAKSLKGVFDRGQPLIQLGTVAATSMSLALVPLISRERLAAKPDFLYHKIQVAIKISIVIGLGASAGLWAIIEPTNRMLFENANGSAVLGVLSFVILFTSIISTIIAIMQGLGSLLYPAIAVVLSFPLKYILNMVFIPLYGTMGAAISSLLALGLVTIFLFIKFKKMIVIPLLTSRFLGIVLTGTIAMVFVLKGYLFLTNPIVATLGSERLGAALQSLSAVLLGGFLFLVIIVRGNVFNEEELGLFPFGRKLIHLLSRKGRE, from the coding sequence ATGAAATCGATGAATCAATCAACTGTGCTGCTTAAAGGCGCCTTTATTTTAACGATTGCAGCACTTCTTACGAAAATTTTAAGTGCGTTTTACCGTATTCCTTTTCAAAACATCGTTGGGGATATTGGTTTTTATATTTATCAGCAAGTATACCCGTTTTATGGAATGGCGATGGTCCTGTCAACCACTGGCTTTCCGGTTGTGATTTCGAAGCTTTATGCGGAACAAAAGGAGAAAGGGGACAATGAAAAATCCCGTCTGTTTCTCTTCGTATCATTTGTATATTTACAGATCATAGGCATCCTTTGTTTTATCATTCTATACGCCGGGGCAGATCAAATTGCCCGGTGGATGAATGACCCTCATTTATCAATCTTAATAAGGGTTGTCTCGATTGTGTTTTTGATCTTTCCGTTTGTTTCACTATTAAGAGGATATTATCAAGCCATTGGAGAAATGGTCCCGACGGCGTTATCACAAGTGGGTGAACAAACCACTCGTGTCTTGACAATTATTTTTCTGTCCTACCTTTTCATGGAGAAAGGCTATTCCCTCTATTTCGTCGGCGGTGGGGCCATGTTTGGCTCGATTACCGGAAGTATGATTGCGAGCCTTATTTTGTTTATGTTTTTAAGGAAACGTAAAGAATGGAAAGTAATTGCTCCAAGCAGGGGGATGATTCAAAATAACCCTGTCGAAGTGAAGCGGATTGTTAAAATGCTTACTTTCCAAGGGCTGATGATTTGTTTAAGCGGAATGCTAATGGTCTTTATGCAGCTAGCAGATTCCTTGAATTTATTCTCCTTACTTGTCTCAAGCGGTACAGAAAGAGATATCGCTAAAAGCTTAAAGGGGGTTTTTGACCGCGGTCAGCCATTAATCCAATTAGGGACTGTCGCTGCTACATCTATGTCGTTAGCACTTGTTCCACTCATAAGCCGCGAGCGATTAGCTGCAAAACCGGATTTTTTATATCACAAAATTCAAGTGGCTATTAAGATAAGTATCGTGATTGGACTGGGCGCTTCAGCGGGTTTGTGGGCGATTATTGAGCCTACCAATAGGATGCTGTTTGAAAATGCAAATGGTTCAGCGGTATTAGGAGTGCTAAGTTTTGTTATTCTATTTACCTCGATAATATCAACCATCATTGCGATTATGCAGGGACTTGGCAGTCTTCTTTATCCTGCGATAGCAGTAGTGCTCTCGTTTCCGCTGAAATATATATTGAATATGGTGTTCATTCCGTTATATGGGACAATGGGGGCCGCTATTTCTTCGCTTCTGGCTTTGGGGCTGGTAACCATTTTCCTATTCATAAAATTTAAAAAAATGATTGTCATCCCGCTGTTGACTTCTCGCTTTTTAGGAATAGTCCTAACAGGGACAATTGCGATGGTTTTTGTTTTAAAAGGCTATTTATTTTTAACGAATCCAATTGTTGCAACACTTGGGTCAGAGCGGCTGGGAGCAGCCTTGCAATCGTTAAGTGCTGTTTTGCTAGGAGGTTTCCTCTTTTTAGTTATTATCGTAAGGGGGAACGTATTTAATGAGGAAGAACTGGGTTTATTCCCATTTGGAAGAAAATTAATTCATTTACTATCGCGAAAGGGTAGGGAGTAA
- a CDS encoding amidohydrolase family protein — protein MQIIDAHMHFSNIASFKETASNLSKLDYSSAGLSQEYLNANVVLGIAMGLTETKAHGFPDYGAATPMGLDLEDQIPANICYCPGINPYRLGERELAALEVLLEKPEVVGIKIYLGYYPFYAYDEVYSPVYELAIKYRLPVVFHTGDTYSERGLLKYAHPLTLDEVAVKYRDINFMMAHCGDPWVLDGAEVLYKNRNMYADLSGLLVGTKVDLQKKLESPYFFNHLKHALAFTDDYSKFLFGTDWPLVPVKPYIEMLQELIPQEAHEDLFFNNAVKLFPKIKPLIE, from the coding sequence ATGCAAATTATTGATGCCCATATGCATTTTTCAAATATTGCTAGCTTTAAAGAGACTGCCAGTAATTTATCGAAGCTGGATTATTCATCCGCTGGTTTATCGCAAGAGTATCTCAATGCAAATGTGGTACTTGGAATTGCCATGGGCTTAACGGAAACGAAAGCGCATGGCTTCCCGGATTATGGGGCGGCGACTCCGATGGGCCTTGATTTAGAAGACCAGATTCCCGCAAACATCTGTTATTGTCCGGGGATTAACCCTTATCGATTAGGGGAAAGGGAATTGGCGGCACTTGAGGTGCTTCTTGAGAAACCTGAGGTAGTCGGGATTAAAATATATCTTGGCTACTATCCGTTCTATGCCTATGACGAGGTCTACAGCCCTGTATACGAACTAGCGATAAAATATCGATTGCCTGTCGTGTTTCATACCGGAGATACGTATTCTGAACGGGGCTTACTGAAATATGCCCATCCTCTTACATTGGATGAAGTTGCGGTTAAATATAGGGACATAAATTTCATGATGGCGCATTGTGGTGATCCGTGGGTCCTTGATGGTGCTGAGGTTTTGTATAAGAATCGCAATATGTATGCAGATTTGTCCGGGCTGCTAGTCGGTACAAAGGTTGATTTGCAGAAAAAGCTGGAGTCACCCTACTTCTTTAACCATCTAAAACATGCACTTGCCTTTACAGATGATTACTCGAAGTTTCTGTTTGGCACTGACTGGCCTTTAGTTCCGGTAAAGCCCTATATCGAGATGCTGCAGGAGTTAATTCCTCAGGAAGCGCATGAAGACCTGTTTTTCAATAATGCGGTAAAGCTTTTTCCAAAAATTAAGCCTTTAATAGAATAA